One window from the genome of Vibrio sp. VB16 encodes:
- a CDS encoding vWA domain-containing protein, with protein MHFEFMWWGMLFLLPLPILIYFFAPSVKENAAITLPYLPNEGSISAPSNLFAKIIAALIWLLFVLSCARPVWYGEPIESQPKHRDMMLVVDLSGSMDTKDMAFEDQYIDRLTAVKNVLTDFIKKRKGDRLGLVLFADHAYLQTPLTLDRHTITSQLNQAVLGLVGNKTAIGEGIGLATKTFVDSDAPQRVIILLSDGENTAGVLDPLKAAEIAKKYKTTIYTVGVGAGEMVVQEFFMSRKVNTAKDLDESSLTKIAEMTGGEYFRARNQDDLENIYNTINELEPISGATQIWRPQTEWFNYPLGMALILSVVLVVGRKIRV; from the coding sequence ATGCATTTTGAGTTTATGTGGTGGGGGATGCTATTTTTGCTTCCTCTTCCTATATTGATCTATTTTTTTGCACCTTCCGTAAAAGAAAATGCGGCGATAACGTTACCTTACCTTCCAAATGAAGGGAGTATCTCTGCGCCTTCAAATTTATTTGCCAAAATTATAGCAGCATTAATTTGGCTTCTATTCGTTTTGTCATGCGCCAGGCCTGTCTGGTACGGGGAACCGATAGAAAGTCAGCCAAAACATCGTGACATGATGCTTGTTGTCGATCTATCAGGTTCCATGGATACGAAAGACATGGCGTTTGAAGACCAATACATTGACCGTTTAACCGCCGTTAAAAATGTACTTACTGACTTCATCAAAAAGAGAAAAGGCGACCGATTAGGTCTTGTTCTTTTTGCCGACCATGCCTATCTACAAACCCCCTTAACACTCGACCGGCACACGATCACTTCTCAACTAAACCAAGCAGTACTAGGGTTAGTAGGCAACAAAACCGCCATTGGCGAAGGAATCGGCTTAGCCACCAAGACATTTGTGGATAGTGACGCGCCTCAGCGAGTCATTATCCTTTTAAGTGACGGTGAGAACACAGCGGGTGTTCTAGACCCTCTAAAAGCGGCCGAGATCGCTAAAAAATATAAAACAACCATATACACCGTTGGAGTCGGTGCCGGAGAAATGGTCGTACAAGAATTCTTTATGAGTCGAAAAGTCAACACAGCAAAAGACCTTGACGAATCGTCGCTTACCAAGATTGCAGAGATGACAGGAGGTGAATATTTTCGAGCTCGTAATCAGGATGATTTAGAGAATATCTACAACACTATCAATGAACTAGAACCCATTTCAGGGGCAACCCAAATATGGCGCCCACAAACTGAGTGGTTTAATTATCCATTGGGTATGGCCTTAATACTCTCTGTTGTACTGGTCGTGGGGAGAAAAATACGTGTCTGA
- a CDS encoding DUF4381 domain-containing protein has product MTEATAVAHPLSLEAIHLPSVPGFWPFPWGWWSLLASFIFTILFVIVIWKWRKRRLRAKKAAIALLSLEKNQITPSGAMEILRQAVLSYYPRGRVAHLSGENWLVFLDSQVKTPIFETHEKEWTTALYQKESRVNRDMLVAQCETWLNAALPPKKGGRG; this is encoded by the coding sequence ATGACCGAAGCAACTGCTGTAGCCCATCCACTTTCTTTAGAAGCGATACACCTCCCTTCCGTTCCAGGGTTCTGGCCTTTTCCGTGGGGATGGTGGAGCTTATTAGCCAGTTTTATCTTTACCATATTATTTGTCATCGTCATTTGGAAATGGCGAAAACGAAGACTAAGAGCCAAAAAGGCCGCGATTGCTTTGCTCTCGTTAGAGAAAAATCAGATCACACCATCAGGTGCAATGGAAATATTGAGGCAAGCCGTTCTTAGTTATTACCCAAGAGGACGCGTCGCTCACCTATCCGGCGAGAACTGGTTAGTTTTTTTAGATTCACAGGTTAAGACACCTATTTTTGAAACCCATGAGAAAGAGTGGACAACCGCCTTATATCAAAAGGAATCGAGGGTAAATCGTGACATGCTCGTTGCCCAATGCGAAACCTGGTTGAATGCTGCATTACCGCCAAAAAAGGGAGGCCGTGGGTAA
- a CDS encoding DUF58 domain-containing protein, with the protein MSESLLPEHTNGVTLSLAELLQYKAQTVRWLPPAKSLWSQLNGQHNSAQKGRGMNFSEVRQYQAGDDIRSIDWRVTARTGKPHTKLFHEEREQPIMLYLDFGKSMRFGSRLMLKSVQMAHMASLVSWLAIEQKDRIGAILDSGSALFDIKPTSRNKGPLQLFNQLIKMHNQILDTNVENEPSFSKGLAALHRLCPKGSEIIICSDFTRFDHKADKILLTQLRQHNRVQFIQFYDPLELGQTTFRGIEKVTNGHQTQWLNFSTKQNREKLESAFQSEQRKIASLCRSLAIPYYSISSAEPLISQIAGTNQ; encoded by the coding sequence ATGAGCGAATCATTACTGCCAGAACACACCAACGGGGTAACCTTGTCGCTTGCCGAGTTGTTGCAGTACAAAGCGCAAACTGTACGCTGGTTACCTCCAGCCAAGAGCTTATGGTCACAACTTAACGGCCAGCATAACAGTGCGCAAAAAGGTCGTGGGATGAATTTCTCGGAGGTTCGCCAATATCAGGCCGGTGACGACATCCGTTCTATCGATTGGCGCGTCACGGCAAGGACAGGAAAACCACATACCAAGCTATTCCATGAAGAAAGAGAGCAACCTATCATGCTCTATTTAGATTTTGGAAAGTCGATGCGCTTTGGTTCTAGATTGATGCTTAAATCTGTCCAAATGGCCCATATGGCAAGCCTAGTTAGTTGGTTGGCAATAGAACAGAAGGACAGAATTGGTGCCATTCTAGATTCCGGAAGTGCGCTATTTGATATTAAGCCCACGTCGCGAAATAAAGGGCCACTGCAACTATTTAATCAACTGATTAAAATGCACAACCAAATACTAGACACCAATGTTGAAAATGAGCCCTCGTTTTCGAAGGGCTTGGCGGCACTACATCGGCTATGCCCAAAAGGCAGTGAAATCATCATATGCAGTGACTTTACTCGGTTCGATCACAAGGCTGACAAAATACTACTGACACAACTGCGTCAGCACAATAGAGTTCAGTTTATTCAGTTTTATGACCCTTTAGAACTCGGGCAAACCACATTCAGAGGTATAGAGAAAGTAACAAATGGCCACCAGACTCAATGGCTAAATTTTTCGACGAAACAAAACAGGGAGAAACTGGAAAGCGCATTTCAATCTGAACAACGTAAAATCGCTTCTTTGTGTCGCTCGCTTGCGATACCTTATTACTCCATATCCAGTGCTGAACCCTTAATTTCTCAAATTGCCGGAACCAATCAATGA
- a CDS encoding AAA family ATPase, whose protein sequence is MHSETFQRLQNYLDSQIIGQSELVQQLLVALLADGHILVEGPPGIAKTRAVQKLAECIEGDFHRIQFTPDLLPADLTGTDIFRPETGEFTFQTGPIFNSLILADEINRAPAKVQAAMLEAMAEKQVTAGRKTYLLPELFLVMATQNPIEQEGTYPLPEAQLDRFLLHLDVQYPTAESELEILRLNRGEALGMAAIEKAHVTQKDIFQARKEVLSIHMAESIEHYIVRLVLATRHPEKYSPQLAEWLEMGVSPRATIALDRCARARAWLDGRDYVTPEDVQKMAFPVMRHRLLLSYPAQAEGVHPNQVVQQLISMVGSA, encoded by the coding sequence ATGCATTCAGAAACATTTCAAAGACTTCAAAACTATCTAGATTCACAAATAATCGGACAGTCAGAACTCGTTCAGCAACTACTCGTTGCCCTACTAGCAGATGGGCATATATTGGTCGAAGGCCCTCCGGGCATCGCCAAAACCCGAGCCGTACAGAAACTCGCAGAATGCATTGAAGGAGACTTTCATCGTATTCAGTTCACTCCAGATCTATTACCTGCGGACTTAACGGGCACCGATATATTTAGACCCGAGACTGGGGAGTTCACGTTTCAAACAGGGCCTATCTTCAACTCATTAATTCTGGCGGACGAAATCAACCGTGCCCCTGCAAAAGTTCAAGCCGCGATGCTCGAAGCCATGGCTGAGAAACAGGTTACGGCGGGCAGAAAAACCTACCTTCTTCCCGAATTATTTTTGGTTATGGCGACCCAAAACCCGATTGAGCAAGAAGGCACTTACCCATTGCCAGAAGCACAGCTTGACCGCTTTTTATTGCATTTAGATGTCCAATACCCCACAGCAGAAAGTGAACTGGAAATACTCAGACTGAATCGTGGCGAAGCATTAGGAATGGCGGCGATAGAAAAAGCCCACGTGACGCAAAAAGATATCTTTCAGGCTCGCAAAGAGGTTCTATCTATTCATATGGCGGAAAGTATCGAGCACTATATCGTTCGACTCGTTCTAGCAACTCGTCATCCCGAAAAATATAGCCCTCAATTGGCAGAGTGGTTGGAGATGGGCGTTAGCCCAAGAGCCACTATCGCCTTGGACCGATGCGCAAGAGCGCGTGCGTGGTTAGATGGCCGAGACTATGTCACCCCTGAAGATGTTCAGAAGATGGCCTTCCCAGTGATGAGGCATAGATTGCTTTTAAGCTATCCTGCACAAGCTGAAGGTGTCCATCCAAACCAAGTCGTACAACAACTAATATCAATGGTCGGTAGCGCTTGA